Within Bacteroidota bacterium, the genomic segment CAGGAAACCAAGTACATGTTTATTAACCGAAATATCTTAAATGTAGATGGTAGTAGTATTTTTATAATCCGCGTTGATACAGGAGAAAAAATAGCTGTTTTGTTTCTTTATTTAAAAATTCAAAGATAATAAAAAAATCAATCCTTTTCCCTAACAGTAAACCTGTCAAGTATTTCCCCTTCTGTATCTTTTAGAGGGACATCAGCTTCCGATAAAGCAGAATCCTGACATTTGTAAACTGTAGACGGGAATTTTGCAATTAGCGGATAATCATGGGTTGCAATAACAACTGCCCTGCCGGAATGGCTTATTTCAATAAGTAATTGCAGGATCCCTTCCGAGGTATCGGGATCGAGGTTTCCGGTGGGTTCGTCGGCAAGGATAAGTTCGGGATCGTTGAGCAGGGCACGGGCAATTACTACACGTTGTTGCTCGCCTCCCGAAAGTTGGTGGGGCATTTTAAATATTTTGTTCTCCAAATGCACCTTTTCGAGAACTTCGTTAATTCTGTCTTTTATCTCCTTCGATTTTGACCAACCTGTTGATTTTAATACAAATTGCAGGTTGTCAAATACATTGCGATCGGTGAGCAATTGAAAATCCTGAAAGATGATGCCAAGTTTTCGACGGAGATATGGAAGCTTTTTCTGCTTTATTTTATTCAAATCGAAACCTACTACCATTCCATTGCCAACTTTTAATGGCAATTCGGCATAGAGGGTTTTTAATATACTCGATTTCCCGCTCCCGACTTTTCCTATTAAATAAATCAGATCGCCTTTGCAAACTTTCAGGTTTACATTCGAAAGTATTAATTGTTCTTTCTGAAAAATGGCTGCTTTTCGCAACTCAACTATAGTATCTAACGACATTTTGTTGTAATATTAATTTATTATTTAACAGAACAAAAAAAAATATGCCCCTGTTTTTTATTTTTCGACAAAGATGGAAATTTTCGGCATCTTTCATAAGGTCGTGTTTCTTTAGTCTGGATAATTCATGAATTAATCAGGTTAGCTTTGCGGGCTTTGTGTGGGGCTTTGCAATAATTTACAACTTTTTCCATTCGAGTGTCTTCCAGAAAAAGTATTTGGAACCAATTACCTCAATTTCGTTTTGTCTTATTTCGGTGATTTTTAAATTAAACACCATTCCTTTTTCCGGGCCATACATGCTTCCATTTACCCATTCTTTTTCATCTTTGTCAAACTCTAAATTTTTAATGATTATTTTACCAACAAGAAGGTCGTCATGTTTCGATTTGTCAGGATTGTTTTTATCTTTTGTTTGACCATTTTCAAAACTGTTTAATGCAATAATTTTCCCAAAATACTTCCCGCTATTTTTGAATATCTCAACATCCAATTTATTTGGTAGATGATATTTTCCAACTATTTTATCAGCTTGTTGAGAAAATGTAGTAGCAGTTGAAAAAATAATTATATATGATAATATTATAAATTTCAGCATAACTTATTTATTAGAATTGGCCTCAATAATTCATAATCAAGTTAATCATAAGAAATATGAATAATCAAGATTAGAAATTATATTTAATTTTTGCATATATCATCGAATTATCTTTGTATTGACCGAATCGACCTTTTTCATCGCCAACAAAAATATTTGAACCAAGCAGGATTGAAAAACTATCGTCGAAATCGTAAGTTACTTTTGGCCTTATCAGTGCATCGGCGTTTGTCAGGCCAATATATGAGAAAAGCTCAAGGTGCATGGTTTCGCGAAACATATCGTAGCGTGCCACAAATGTCATAGTGTTTTCCATTTCTTCGTTCAGCATGCTATCATCATAATCCAATATCGCTTCCTGAATAAATTGGGTACTAAATTTTATATCTTTTATACTGAAGTCCACCCCGATAAGGTAATGTAAATAGTCCTTTTTGACCAAAGCATCCATGGCAAGCGGGTCTTCGGTCTGAAAATATTTCCCATTGTAATATGCAGCTTCCCCACGTATCACAAAGCCTTTTATCTCGGTACTGAACGATCCTCCTGCAATATTTAAGCGGTGATGTTCGGGTGTGATTTTTATGCCTGTCAAAATCGGGCTGCCCGTCGATATTTCCAATTGTTTCTCAGTGTGCATTGTAGGGTTGTCGTCCCATGTATATCCGCCCATAAGTTCAAAATCTATTTTCGATGTGAGAGCCGAATATTTCACAAACAATTCGCTATTTTCAAGGCTGGGTTTTACTTCCGATTTTGTCCGGTCGAAAGTTGGAGTAGCCGGAAAATCGGGTTGAATGTACCAAATAGAACCGGCAGCAGGCGTTACGGTGGGAGTAAAATTTGGCAACCAGATTAGCTCAAAAGTGCTGTTTCCTTTATAGTAGTCGAATTTTACCGCATTTACGCCTGTCCGTATTTCGTCGAAATCGGGCAACAGAAATTCGGTTAGGTTCAATGGCGAAACAATATCGGTAATAAAAACCCCATCGGCTTTGCCCCATACCACTTGTTGTTTACCAATGCGCAAATCGAAATTGTCGAAATACAAATCTAAGTAAAGCTCTCTGAACCGTAAGTCCAAACTATCGTCATTGTAACTATACAGCATAGGGTTTGCTTTAAAAGCAACTTTATTGCCCGATTTGGAAATATCCAGATTCAGAGTGTTCTGCAAAATTGAGAAGTCTCCATTATCGAATAGAACACCTGTGTAGTTTCTTGCAAATCCTGTAATATCAGGAGTTTGTGCCATTGCAAATTGGCTTGCCGTTAAAAGCAATATCAGAATTAATCCTTTTGTTTTCATTTTTTCATGTTTTCATTTATGATTTACGAATTATGATTTACGAATTACGATTTACGAATTATGATTTATGATTTACGAATAGGTTGATATGTAGTACCATCCAAATATATAAGATGTCGTTTTCTTGCAAATACTAATCAACAATCAACAATCAACAATCGACAATCGACAATCGACAATCGACAATCAACAATCAACAATCGACAATCGACAATCGACAATCATAAATCATAAATCATCAATCCGTTAAAGTCCTCGCATCATTATTCTTTCGGTGAATTTTGATGAAGGGATACCAGTGTTTATTTGGACATTACTTAACACCATACTTGTTTTATGATTTTTCTGAACGTTTTTCATTTCCGAATTTGTTATAATCCAAAGACCTGAGATTTCTTCATATTTCTTAATCGACAATATTTTCAGAAGGTCATCATCTTCGTCGTAAAACTCTTTTTTAAACCCGATAAAAGTTTCCTTCATAATCCATGTTATTGTTTTCGAATACATGTAATCTTCGTCTTTCGATACACTTTCAACAACATAGCAATCTTTGCCATCAATGGTTTCTTCGCGTAATAATTTGTGTATGTCGTCTTCAAGTTTCCTGTCGCCGAGGTCGTCGTAGGTAAAATCGGAACCCATAAAATAGTCGCTTTTACTGTCGCTCGATATACGCTTTGTCTTTTTTAGGGCTGGCAAGTAAATCCACTGGTCGTCGCTTTTATCCGAATCGTAGGTCCAGCTCATGAACGAAGTATTTTTCACATCGGCCGGTGTCTGAAAAAACATAATGCTTTTTTCAACTTCGCCCAGGTCTTTCGTAAACTGTTTGATTTTTCTTATCCTTTGATCACCGCTTTTGTTAACGAGGGTCATGGTTAAATCGGAAGTCTGGTCTTCGCCTGTTGCCCGGTTATTAGCGTTTTCCACGATTTGTTTGCCGGTTAAAGCCTGGGCAAATACCGAAACATTGGAGGCAATAGTAATTGCCATTACAACTGTAATAATTTTTAGTGTTTTCATTTTTTAAGTATTTAGATATTAGAAATTAGATATTAATCATTAGACATTAATCATTAATCATTTTATAGTTTCTTTTTAAAATACACATTGCTACTATACAGTAGCACAAGCATTATGGTAACTGTTCCAACAAAACTTGTAAACATATTTAGCGATACTAATGCTCCAAGTTCTCTGTTTGGCGGGAATACTGAAAATAACAAAACCATAAAACCTGCAATTACTACAATAGCATTAAAACTTATTGCTCTGCCCGAATGTGCCATTGTTTTTTGTGCAACAAGTAATTTGTTATCTGTTTTTGATGCATTAACACGATATTGTTCAATAAAATGGACGGCATAATCAATTCCAATACCAATAGCAATACTGGAAAGTAGTGCTGTTGTGCTATTTAATGGAATATTAAGGAATCCCATAATTCCAAAACTTATTAATGCAGTAATAGTGATTGGAACAGCTCCTATGAATCCTAATTTATAATTTTTAAACATTAAAGAGAGTAGAACAACAACTATTATTAATGATAAAACTAAACTCATTATTTGCCCTTCTAAAATTAAGTCGGTAAATACCAAACCCTTATATCCGCTTCCTGCATAATTTATTATAATTCCTTGTTTTTCAAAATCATCTTTAAACCTATCAATTATAGCCATTGAAGAATTTATAGCTTTAGAATTATCGCTTTTTAACTGGAAAGTAACATTCAGTTTAGCATAGTCGTAATCGACAACTTTATTCAGATTTTCAGGATCTCCCGACATTTCGTAGAGTAATAAATATTGTGCTATCAAATCCTGATTGTCCGGAATTGTATTAAATTCTTCTTTATCAGCATTCATAACCTTGTTCATTCTTTTTACATAATCAGTAAGAGCAAAAGAGTTCCCAACAATTTCGAGATCATTTTCCAGTTGGCTTTGCATCCTGTCAACTAATTTTAACACTTCCGGTTTTTTGAAAACATCTTTTTCGTTTTCTGAATCTAAGATCAGATTAAGAGTTGTTGTTCCGCCAAAATGTTCATTAATAAACTTATCGGTAAGTACAATATCGCTGTCTTTTTCAAATTTTTCTAAGAAACTGGAATTAATCCAAATTTTTTGCATTCCTATAATCGACAAAGTAACAATAGCAATTGTAGCAAATATGGAAACACTTTTTCGTTTAAGTATTGTTTTGGCAAAACTATAAGCTAAGCCAGACTCTTTGTCAGTATCACTTTTAGTAGATTTTTTAACTTTGGGTAATCCAAAAATCATAATGCCAGCCGGAATTAAAACCAAAGAAAATACCATAGCCATTAATACTCCAAAAGCCGTAAAAATACCGAAGTACTTAATTGGATAGACTTGAGATGTAAGAAGCGAAATAAATCCAACTGCAGTTGTAATAGAGGTCATTACTACAGGTTTCCACATGTTTTGTAGCATATCAACTGTAGCTTCTTTTTTAGATGCGTTAGGGTTTTTTCTCAGGAACAGTTGTAAATGACTGTATAAGTGTATTCCATCGGCAACACCAATTGCAATGAGCATTACAGGAATCATTGTAGAAACTGCATATATAGGAATTTGTACAACAGCCATTAGTCCAAACGCCCATAATACACTAAAAGATACAACTGCCAATGTTAGTAATGTACTTTTTACACTTCGTAGCATAATAAACAATACAAGCGTTATAACAAGTAAAACAATTGGTACCATTTTTTTCATATCTGCCGGACCAAGTAATGCCATACTACCTTCAACAATTGGTCTGCCTGCAACATGAATTTTAATATCTTCTGTTTCGAAAGAAGCAGCCAGATTGAGTATCTCAAAATAAAATTCCTGTGTAAATACATCGTCTCTTATTTCTGCAATTATCACTGTTACCGTTTCGTCATAAGAA encodes:
- a CDS encoding outer membrane lipoprotein-sorting protein, producing the protein MKTLKIITVVMAITIASNVSVFAQALTGKQIVENANNRATGEDQTSDLTMTLVNKSGDQRIRKIKQFTKDLGEVEKSIMFFQTPADVKNTSFMSWTYDSDKSDDQWIYLPALKKTKRISSDSKSDYFMGSDFTYDDLGDRKLEDDIHKLLREETIDGKDCYVVESVSKDEDYMYSKTITWIMKETFIGFKKEFYDEDDDLLKILSIKKYEEISGLWIITNSEMKNVQKNHKTSMVLSNVQINTGIPSSKFTERIMMRGL
- a CDS encoding DUF1302 family protein, whose protein sequence is MKTKGLILILLLTASQFAMAQTPDITGFARNYTGVLFDNGDFSILQNTLNLDISKSGNKVAFKANPMLYSYNDDSLDLRFRELYLDLYFDNFDLRIGKQQVVWGKADGVFITDIVSPLNLTEFLLPDFDEIRTGVNAVKFDYYKGNSTFELIWLPNFTPTVTPAAGSIWYIQPDFPATPTFDRTKSEVKPSLENSELFVKYSALTSKIDFELMGGYTWDDNPTMHTEKQLEISTGSPILTGIKITPEHHRLNIAGGSFSTEIKGFVIRGEAAYYNGKYFQTEDPLAMDALVKKDYLHYLIGVDFSIKDIKFSTQFIQEAILDYDDSMLNEEMENTMTFVARYDMFRETMHLELFSYIGLTNADALIRPKVTYDFDDSFSILLGSNIFVGDEKGRFGQYKDNSMIYAKIKYNF
- a CDS encoding DUF2147 domain-containing protein, producing the protein MLKFIILSYIIIFSTATTFSQQADKIVGKYHLPNKLDVEIFKNSGKYFGKIIALNSFENGQTKDKNNPDKSKHDDLLVGKIIIKNLEFDKDEKEWVNGSMYGPEKGMVFNLKITEIRQNEIEVIGSKYFFWKTLEWKKL
- a CDS encoding ATP-binding cassette domain-containing protein, whose amino-acid sequence is MSLDTIVELRKAAIFQKEQLILSNVNLKVCKGDLIYLIGKVGSGKSSILKTLYAELPLKVGNGMVVGFDLNKIKQKKLPYLRRKLGIIFQDFQLLTDRNVFDNLQFVLKSTGWSKSKEIKDRINEVLEKVHLENKIFKMPHQLSGGEQQRVVIARALLNDPELILADEPTGNLDPDTSEGILQLLIEISHSGRAVVIATHDYPLIAKFPSTVYKCQDSALSEADVPLKDTEGEILDRFTVREKD
- a CDS encoding MMPL family transporter, producing the protein MEKLLKKLLKAPWIIIAVTIIISVLFFMQMKENSRMETDLDKYMPQDHPAFAYSDQAEEWFGINDGIIVAIENQKGIFNTATIDTLKQLTKKLQKMDEIEKADVTSLYTADNIIGTEDGMDVKAFYKRVPKSEEKLNELERNVENNEMTFGRLVSYDETVTVIIAEIRDDVFTQEFYFEILNLAASFETEDIKIHVAGRPIVEGSMALLGPADMKKMVPIVLLVITLVLFIMLRSVKSTLLTLAVVSFSVLWAFGLMAVVQIPIYAVSTMIPVMLIAIGVADGIHLYSHLQLFLRKNPNASKKEATVDMLQNMWKPVVMTSITTAVGFISLLTSQVYPIKYFGIFTAFGVLMAMVFSLVLIPAGIMIFGLPKVKKSTKSDTDKESGLAYSFAKTILKRKSVSIFATIAIVTLSIIGMQKIWINSSFLEKFEKDSDIVLTDKFINEHFGGTTTLNLILDSENEKDVFKKPEVLKLVDRMQSQLENDLEIVGNSFALTDYVKRMNKVMNADKEEFNTIPDNQDLIAQYLLLYEMSGDPENLNKVVDYDYAKLNVTFQLKSDNSKAINSSMAIIDRFKDDFEKQGIIINYAGSGYKGLVFTDLILEGQIMSLVLSLIIVVVLLSLMFKNYKLGFIGAVPITITALISFGIMGFLNIPLNSTTALLSSIAIGIGIDYAVHFIEQYRVNASKTDNKLLVAQKTMAHSGRAISFNAIVVIAGFMVLLFSVFPPNRELGALVSLNMFTSFVGTVTIMLVLLYSSNVYFKKKL